One stretch of Gemmatimonadaceae bacterium DNA includes these proteins:
- a CDS encoding peptidylprolyl isomerase, producing the protein MWLLVAFALQTTPPPVPTAYQVLAAEHARGGDPRSLAVLNAAVASGDTVLQRLAARAFGRIERADLVSGISGLLRSPAASVRREALNAFGQSGASFDFSALLTSERDATVRATLYETIGRSPAAKPGTPAVPPSAAVVRALTNGLRDTDAVARTGAARGFESLIRRTGRSSRPSPETVAALRVALRDNGGAEIRQLLLLALTAAGDRDSTTMALALRDTSAQVRRLAVAASRQWIDDPSPLVRYQALRVAGTCERASAALRDESQHVVLTAIDLLGEKKCPAPLIDSLMRNGADWRVRARALVAMTKVDTSRAQAGLARVAASREWQARAYAATAAKALKHSTALAQLARDTAPNVAIAALSTDDDARRALRSSHSGLVLAAAAHFKNSPTLGANTTPMVDALLRLSAQRVATNRDPRIALLQRLQEGADSAAAVRLMVLTRDIDPDVAALAAKVMTERAHLAATPATTRYLPAPFPSAATLNALRGATATLRFRNLGTVDIALLPDEAAVTVATFVQLAERGAFNGLTWHRIVPVFVLQGGSPGADEYDGLTPTFMRDEVGMARHARGTFGISTRGRDTGDGQIFINLVDNFRLDHDYTVFATMLKGFEVMDRVQEGDVIESVTIVRRR; encoded by the coding sequence ATGTGGCTGCTCGTAGCCTTTGCGCTCCAAACGACTCCCCCTCCTGTCCCTACCGCCTACCAGGTGTTGGCCGCCGAACATGCGCGTGGCGGTGACCCGCGATCATTGGCGGTCCTGAACGCCGCCGTTGCCAGTGGCGACACGGTGCTGCAACGACTGGCGGCGAGGGCGTTTGGTCGCATCGAGCGCGCCGATCTGGTATCCGGGATTTCCGGCTTGCTGCGTTCGCCGGCGGCATCGGTGCGTCGGGAAGCACTGAACGCGTTCGGGCAGAGCGGCGCCTCATTCGACTTCAGTGCCCTGTTGACCAGTGAGCGCGACGCCACCGTTCGCGCGACGTTGTACGAGACGATCGGTCGGTCTCCCGCGGCCAAGCCCGGCACGCCCGCCGTGCCGCCGTCGGCGGCAGTGGTGCGGGCGCTCACCAACGGATTGCGTGACACCGACGCGGTGGCTCGCACCGGTGCGGCACGCGGATTTGAATCGCTGATTCGACGTACGGGTCGATCATCGCGTCCATCACCCGAGACGGTGGCCGCGCTGCGTGTGGCTTTGCGCGACAACGGCGGGGCGGAGATTCGACAGCTGCTGCTGCTGGCGCTCACCGCTGCGGGTGATCGCGATTCAACCACGATGGCACTCGCACTGCGCGACACCAGTGCGCAAGTGAGACGTTTGGCCGTGGCGGCATCCCGACAGTGGATTGACGACCCGTCACCACTGGTGCGATACCAGGCCCTGCGCGTCGCGGGCACCTGCGAACGCGCGAGTGCGGCGTTGCGTGACGAAAGCCAGCATGTGGTACTGACGGCCATCGACCTGTTGGGTGAAAAGAAGTGCCCCGCCCCGCTCATCGATTCGCTGATGCGCAACGGCGCAGACTGGCGGGTGCGCGCGCGGGCCCTCGTGGCCATGACCAAAGTCGATACGTCGCGCGCGCAGGCCGGGTTGGCACGCGTGGCCGCGTCGCGCGAGTGGCAAGCGCGCGCCTACGCGGCGACGGCCGCCAAGGCGCTCAAGCACTCCACCGCGCTCGCGCAATTGGCACGCGACACGGCTCCCAACGTGGCCATCGCCGCGCTCTCCACCGACGACGACGCACGACGCGCCCTCAGGAGTTCCCACTCGGGTCTCGTGTTGGCGGCCGCCGCGCACTTCAAGAACTCGCCGACGCTGGGAGCGAATACCACACCGATGGTCGATGCGTTGCTACGATTATCGGCACAGCGCGTGGCCACCAACCGCGACCCGCGCATCGCATTGCTGCAGCGACTGCAGGAGGGCGCGGACTCGGCGGCGGCGGTTCGACTGATGGTACTGACACGGGATATCGATCCCGACGTGGCGGCGCTGGCCGCCAAGGTGATGACCGAGCGCGCGCACCTTGCCGCCACGCCGGCCACCACACGCTATCTCCCGGCACCGTTCCCGTCGGCGGCCACGCTCAATGCACTGCGCGGCGCCACGGCCACATTGCGTTTCAGAAATCTGGGAACCGTGGACATTGCGCTGTTGCCCGACGAGGCCGCCGTGACGGTGGCAACCTTCGTGCAGCTCGCCGAGCGTGGCGCGTTCAACGGCCTCACGTGGCATCGCATTGTCCCCGTGTTCGTGTTGCAGGGCGGCAGCCCCGGCGCCGACGAATACGATGGACTGACCCCCACGTTCATGCGCGACGAAGTCGGCATGGCGCGGCATGCCCGCGGCACATTCGGTATTTCGACGCGTGGCCGCGACACGGGTGATGGTCAGATCTTCATCAACCTGGTGGACAATTTTCGGCTGGATCACGACTACACGGTGTTCGCCACCATGCTCAAGGGCTTCGAGGTGATGGATCGCGTGCAGGAGGGCGACGTGATCGAATCGGTGACCATCGTGCGGCGACGTTGA
- a CDS encoding M28 family peptidase has protein sequence MRTLGLARLSIGLSLFAAPALSHAQAAAKSAGKLNHYGNPARVTPAPTKAAIDVRDLQIRLYQFADDSMMGRQVGRLGNKKGTDYIAAEVKRLGLLPAGDNGTYFQVLPYHLKKFTDHSRVTVDGNPLAWNVDVVAIPGARAPRAFANAEVIFGGTAGDTTSQISAAQAAGKFVVLLPAAGSRGAGGPQGPQAFGGPGGPGGGRGGQAPAPNRFADAAAVATIDLDNLTPAQRVALNEPTVASQGAGGRGGPPGGGRGGAAPAPVDSIALLKAQLAALQPQAALRITKAAAARLFARTTFDGVAVGAKGGVVNASLDYVDLPTDFGRNVVAIIPGSDPVLKNQYVAIGGHNDHVGMTAAPVDKDSLKAFNDQRIRWQIANNMAQPTIEVTSRFRVNMDSIRKLYPKPRLDSINNGADDDGSGSMGVLEIAEAIANMKVKPKRSTLFVWHTGEEAGLVGSAFFTANPTVPLDSVVAQINIDMIGRGRAEDIPGGSDDYVGVVGSFFDSKDLGETVKAVNAKQAKPLTLDYKFDNPIEWAGYNNIYGRSDHFNYAKAGVPIAFFFTGLHGDYHQRSDEPEYIDYPHYAKIANYIKDIVVEVSNGPRPQLNGTKPAKPKPIG, from the coding sequence ATGCGAACCCTCGGGCTCGCCCGTCTTTCTATCGGCCTTTCGCTGTTCGCCGCGCCCGCTTTGTCCCACGCGCAGGCTGCTGCGAAGAGTGCCGGGAAGCTCAATCACTATGGCAATCCCGCCCGCGTCACGCCGGCCCCCACCAAGGCCGCCATCGACGTCCGCGACCTGCAGATCCGGCTGTATCAGTTTGCCGATGACTCCATGATGGGTCGGCAGGTTGGTCGGCTGGGCAACAAGAAGGGCACCGACTACATCGCCGCCGAAGTAAAGCGGCTTGGGCTGCTGCCGGCGGGCGACAACGGCACCTACTTCCAGGTGCTGCCGTATCACCTGAAGAAGTTCACCGACCATTCACGGGTGACGGTGGACGGCAATCCGCTCGCGTGGAACGTCGATGTGGTGGCCATCCCAGGCGCCCGAGCGCCGCGGGCGTTCGCCAATGCCGAAGTGATTTTTGGCGGCACCGCTGGCGACACCACGTCGCAGATTTCTGCGGCGCAGGCGGCCGGGAAGTTCGTGGTGTTGCTGCCGGCGGCGGGGAGCCGCGGCGCCGGTGGTCCGCAGGGTCCGCAGGCGTTTGGTGGTCCTGGTGGTCCTGGTGGCGGCCGGGGCGGACAGGCCCCCGCCCCCAATCGGTTCGCCGACGCGGCCGCGGTGGCCACGATCGACCTGGACAACCTGACCCCGGCGCAGCGGGTGGCGTTGAACGAGCCAACGGTTGCCTCGCAGGGTGCGGGTGGTCGCGGCGGACCTCCGGGTGGTGGGCGTGGCGGTGCCGCGCCGGCGCCGGTCGACTCCATTGCGTTGCTCAAGGCGCAGTTGGCCGCGCTGCAGCCACAGGCGGCGCTGCGCATCACCAAGGCGGCGGCGGCGCGCTTGTTCGCCCGTACGACCTTTGACGGTGTGGCTGTGGGGGCCAAAGGCGGCGTGGTGAACGCGTCACTCGACTATGTCGATCTCCCCACGGACTTCGGACGCAATGTCGTCGCCATCATCCCGGGCAGCGACCCGGTGCTGAAGAATCAGTATGTCGCCATTGGCGGACATAACGACCACGTCGGCATGACGGCCGCGCCGGTGGACAAGGATTCCCTCAAGGCGTTCAACGATCAGCGCATCCGCTGGCAGATCGCGAACAACATGGCGCAGCCGACCATCGAAGTGACGTCCAGGTTCCGCGTGAACATGGACAGCATTCGCAAGTTGTATCCGAAGCCGCGTCTCGACTCCATCAACAACGGTGCGGACGATGACGGCTCCGGGTCGATGGGTGTGCTGGAGATCGCCGAAGCGATTGCCAACATGAAGGTGAAGCCCAAGCGTTCGACGCTGTTCGTATGGCACACTGGCGAGGAAGCGGGCCTCGTGGGCTCGGCGTTCTTCACCGCCAACCCCACCGTTCCGCTCGACTCGGTGGTGGCGCAGATCAACATCGACATGATTGGTCGCGGACGGGCGGAAGACATCCCCGGCGGCAGCGACGACTATGTGGGCGTGGTGGGCTCGTTCTTCGACTCGAAGGACCTGGGCGAGACGGTGAAGGCGGTCAACGCCAAGCAGGCCAAGCCGCTCACGCTGGACTACAAGTTCGACAATCCCATCGAGTGGGCCGGGTACAACAACATCTACGGCCGCAGCGATCACTTCAATTACGCCAAAGCGGGCGTGCCGATTGCGTTCTTCTTCACGGGGCTGCACGGCGATTATCACCAGCGCAGCGACGAGCCCGAGTACATCGACTATCCGCACTACGCCAAGATTGCGAACTACATCAAGGATATCGTGGTGGAAGTGAGCAACGGGCCGCGGCCGCAGTTGAACGGGACCAAGCCGGCGAAGCCGAAGCCGATCGGATAG
- a CDS encoding GNAT family N-acetyltransferase, which translates to MTTALRPATEADVPLIRELIEGLADFERLRHECLATDEALRATLFGARPYAEVVIAEWQGVSAGFALFFHNYSTFLAQPGIYLEDLFVRPEFRGHGIGTALLQHLATLAVSRGCGRLEWSVLDWNEGAIRFYRALGARPQGDWTTYRVTGDALTRLASLEE; encoded by the coding sequence ATGACGACGGCACTGCGGCCCGCGACGGAGGCTGACGTTCCACTGATCCGGGAACTCATTGAAGGGCTGGCCGACTTCGAGCGCCTGCGACACGAATGCCTGGCCACCGACGAGGCGCTGCGCGCGACGCTGTTTGGTGCGCGCCCGTATGCGGAGGTCGTGATCGCCGAGTGGCAGGGGGTGTCGGCCGGATTTGCGCTGTTCTTTCACAATTACTCGACCTTCCTTGCGCAACCGGGGATCTATCTGGAAGATCTGTTTGTGCGCCCGGAATTTCGGGGGCACGGCATCGGCACGGCGTTGCTGCAGCACTTGGCCACGTTGGCCGTTTCGCGGGGCTGCGGACGGCTGGAGTGGTCGGTGCTGGACTGGAACGAAGGGGCGATTCGCTTCTATCGTGCACTGGGTGCTCGACCGCAGGGTGACTGGACCACATACCGGGTGACCGGTGATGCGCTGACACGACTGGCTTCTTTGGAGGAATAG
- a CDS encoding acyloxyacyl hydrolase produces the protein MRRFRAGVKGVAMAMLGFAPFAALAQGASAGAPDSANALGAVGTAPHAGPLPLPFRGGPLITGYTAWAGSAFSMRTASNNEKFAGAALQLMGVQLSRSLFVRKGIQFTWLVEMLPVMSASVGAPVNRLPTSTKNADAFRDPVRFARYTLHDAYGAGIAPFGAELSRPLLSRLSAVYNVTAGAAFFSAVIPYGKATQANFTAATSVALEWRVTQRYAVSSGYNLHHLSNMSFGAANPGLNSHVLFMRVSKARFR, from the coding sequence ATGCGAAGATTTCGTGCCGGTGTGAAAGGAGTGGCGATGGCCATGCTCGGATTCGCGCCCTTCGCGGCGCTGGCCCAGGGCGCGAGTGCCGGAGCGCCTGATAGTGCGAACGCACTGGGCGCGGTTGGCACCGCACCGCATGCGGGGCCGTTACCACTGCCGTTTCGCGGCGGGCCGCTGATCACGGGATACACCGCGTGGGCCGGCTCGGCCTTCTCGATGCGCACCGCGTCGAACAACGAGAAGTTTGCCGGAGCCGCGCTCCAACTGATGGGTGTGCAGCTGTCGCGGTCCCTGTTCGTCCGCAAGGGCATTCAGTTCACCTGGCTGGTGGAGATGCTGCCGGTGATGTCGGCCAGCGTCGGCGCACCGGTCAATCGATTGCCCACGTCCACCAAGAACGCCGACGCGTTTCGCGACCCCGTTCGGTTTGCGCGATACACGCTGCATGACGCCTACGGCGCAGGCATTGCGCCGTTCGGTGCAGAGCTGTCGCGACCGCTCCTGTCGCGGTTGTCGGCGGTGTATAACGTGACGGCAGGAGCCGCCTTTTTTTCGGCCGTCATTCCGTACGGCAAAGCCACCCAAGCGAACTTCACCGCCGCGACGTCGGTGGCGCTGGAATGGCGAGTAACACAGCGGTATGCCGTGTCATCCGGCTACAATCTGCATCATCTGTCGAACATGAGCTTCGGTGCGGCGAATCCGGGGCTCAATTCGCACGTGCTGTTCATGCGAGTGTCGAAGGCGCGGTTCAGGTAG